The Indicator indicator isolate 239-I01 chromosome 18, UM_Iind_1.1, whole genome shotgun sequence region GGCTGGGGAGGCATTAGCAAGTGGGTTGGTAGCTACCAAAACAGGAGCAAATGAAAGATTCATTGTACTTCCTTTCAGGACACATTGTTGGCCACCAGTATGGTACTTTGACCGTGCTTGTCTCAGGATATGATCCTTGGTGGTGGCAATTGCACCATGGATGCGCTTAGAGCCCTCCTGAGCCCCACGTGTgggctgccagcctgggcaggTGGGGGACAAGCCACAGGTGCTTTGCTGAATTCACCTAAAAACTCCCCAGACTGCAGCACCAACCCTTAAATGAACTCCAGAGCCCACCTGAACTCCAAACCTCAGCACTGTAaaagaagggcagggagggacaCTTCAATATTATTGTCTTGGTAGatgaaaagggggaaaaaaacccagagaactTGAGCTGTCTTTTAGCAGATCTCTGTGTCACTTTCCCCATTTCTCTGCCTTGTGCACTTTCTGCAGGAGCAATCTGTCCTTTCCGTAAAGGCTGAGCAATCCCAGCACTGAACTAATCAATATTAATAGCAATGGGCtcgggcggggggggggaggagaggagctgagagGAGGGATTACGCTGACCTTTTTCAACTCACACTGCCTCAGACGGCCACCaagcagctgaggagagagCAGCCAGACGGTAATGCCATGTGCTTTTAGGagcttttatctttcttttttttttctttcttcctgtgaCTGTTTACTTCTGTTGTCTCAATGCAGATACAAATGAAATCTGATTGCATTCaggaagaaggggggggaaattatacatatatatatatatatatatatataattatctCAGCCATCTCCGGGCCAAGCCTCACCTTGCAGGGAAACTCTCCCTGAAATCAGGGGAatagcagcccaggctgggtttTTGACTTGAATTCCTATTTAAACCAGGAATTGGAATAGGGAAGTTTGGAGAGGTGAAGTGTTGAATTCCGGTGTGCTTCGTGGGTTTCTCTTCTAAGAGAAAACACTCAAAGCCACTGAGCCTGCGACTGGGCTATTGCGTGCGAGAGCAAACAAAGGGCTGGGTGAACCGGTCCTCTATTGTTAAGCACAAGTGTCCACAGCAGCTCATCCAGATCCGGGGGTATGTATGTACTCAGGACAGGGTGGCTCAGAATTACAGGCAAATCCTGTTAATTGAAACAAAATCGTAATTGAAAGCTCTTTGTTTTTATTGGATTTGGAGCTCATTGTAGACTTTCGGGTTTGCAGCGTTCCTTAAAACAGAAATTTGTGCCAGGAGGCACTGGGGACCCTTGGCAATTAAAGCATTGTCTTAACTGAGATGTTCTTGTTTCCATGTGCAAAAGAGGATTTATGAGACATTTTGTCTGggggaggtaaaaaaaaaaaaaaaaacccaacccaaaatcTAGCTAAAATTCTCTTTAtgcctttcttcttttgctctgAAAGAGCCAAACCTCAGGGAGAGGTCCCAGACTGAGGTGTTTGATTTGTGAGTTTTCTTGGAgaaatgtttttggttttttttatggtatctttcctggttttttttccttctagcaGCAAATGTTTTGCAGATGGCTGGCATCAGAGCACTAGCTAACGAAGCCAGGGGGGtgtttctcctttctttgtCAGGACTCATCATGTCCGACAAACCAGATTTTGCAGAAATCGAAACGTTTGACAAGACCAAGCTGAAGAAGACAGAAACCAGAGAGAAAAATCCACTGCCCACTAAAGAAAGTAAGTGCTTCAGAGGCTATTTGAACTGGAAGTAGCAAGGACACAATCTGTATTGCAGTTCAGATGCAAAATGAATACTAATCATAGGATTACAGGCTCAAACTCATCCCTGACTTTAACTGGGGATAATACTAAGACTTGTACTCTCTGCTGGGCTTCCAAGGGTATGAGTAGTTGCAACCCACGGTGTGTTTTTGTCTGGAAAGTACTTTCTGATGGGATTGCTCTTGCTTCTGCTAAAAACAAGACCAGTTTTACTGCTGGTGGCAGGTAACAGGATCAAACTGGCTGTAATTCCCACGTTCCCAGCCCTTTTGGAGGCAGAGGTGCCCAGGGGAAGCCTTGTGCATCCCAGGCAGGCCTGGCAGCATCCCCAGCAGGTGCCCTGGCTCTGGATTTACTTTGTTATCAGGCAgatgtgctgctgcctcccGCTGGTACCTGCTGTCAGCCCTAGCCAGGAGAGCTCCAGGCACCTTTTTTGGGAGTAAGGCTGCAAGAGAAACCCATCATCATCCTCCTTTAATAGGCAATCTTCCCTGGCAAAGCACCCTTGGGCTTTGCTTGTGCAGGGTCTTCTCCTGTACGTGCACTGTGCACAGGCAGCCAGGGAAGGGTTGTGATTCAAGTTAGATGTGAAAATGACATTTTGTGGCATTTGGACCTGACTTTGTGAGCTGCTTCCTTCAGAAGACTCTCACTAACCACTTTGGATGTGTCAGTGCTGGCAGCCACAGAGGTGCACTGCCCCTCAACATAAGAGACCTGATTTTGCCCTGGGTTATTATCTGCACTGATGCTGAAGCTGTAAATGCAAGAGGAGGTTTGGTTTGCACATCATGAACTGCACCCAGCTAGCTatgcagatcatagaattgttagggttggaagggacctcaaggatcatccagtcccaagcccactgccatgggcagggacacctcacactagagcaggttgctc contains the following coding sequences:
- the LOC128972986 gene encoding thymosin beta-12-like, whose translation is MSDKPDFAEIETFDKTKLKKTETREKNPLPTKETIEQEKQSESTA